Proteins encoded within one genomic window of Fragaria vesca subsp. vesca linkage group LG1, FraVesHawaii_1.0, whole genome shotgun sequence:
- the LOC101294407 gene encoding uncharacterized protein LOC101294407: protein MASNELEAQLLEIGNQLLEPPSTVEELLPLLDRIERCLTKVGQSPNKSMQAALSPSQKALVAEQLLRHSDPHVKVSVASCITEITRITAPDAPYDDDPMKEAFQLIVSTFENLQNKPSRSYTKTTYILETVARVRSCDLMLDLECDELIVEMFQHFLKAIRGYHPVSVISSMENIITLVIEECEDVSCQLLAPLLASVKNVEEEVETHGIALADYSKVVASICSESAGDTEKNGVHDDKDMGGYNLRGRKKKDVDLNMFDRISGLPDEILTSILSLLPLREAQATRILSRRWQHVWPYCTTLNFNAGRQLITFGKLQFDWERELVLRMYVDWVDSVLKQHKAPNIERFRVAFGHGPRSCIDDWIQFAMRKGVQILEMDLSAILHPRGLHYKLSNKVLGIREFSSFKALCSEYIGFKFLKVLDFNCVDVDQGILEYFIYNCPVLERVAVCDSSLLVNLRVVGQSIALKYLTIHRCRNLKSVEICEANLVSFTYGGELEKLLLRNLPLLVEVSLSEWK from the exons ATGGCATCCAATGAGCTCGAGGCGCAGCTTCTCGAAATAGGGAATCAACTCCTGGAACCGCCGTCCACCGTCGAGGAACTCCTTCCTCTTCTCGACAGGATCGAAAGATGTCTAACCAAGGTAGGCCAATCACCAAACAAGTCAATGCAAGCCGCGCTTTCACCGTCGCAGAAGGCATTGGTTGCTGAACAGCTCTTAAGGCATTCAGATCCTCATGTCAAAGTTTCAGTTGCGTCTTGCATCACTGAGATAACCAGAATAACTGCACCGGATGCACCATACGATGATGACCCAATGAAAGAGGCCTTTCAGCTTATCGTGTCTACATTTGAAAATCTACAAAACAAGCCCAGCCGATCATACACAAAGACGACATACATTCTTGAAACTGTTGCAAGGGTCAGGTCCTGTGACTTAATGTTGGATCTTGAATGCGATGAATTGATTGTTGAGATGTTCCAGCATTTTCTCAAGGCAATAAGGGGCTACCACCCAGTGAGTGTTATTTCATCGATGGAGAATATTATTACACTTGTTATAGAAGAATGTGAAGATGTATCTTGTCAACTTCTTGCTCCCTTATTAGCTAGTGTGAAAAATGTTGAAGAGGAAGTAGAAACCCATGGCATTGCATTGGCTGATTACAGTAAGGTAGTAGCTTCTATATGCTCAGAGTCAGCTGGTGACACTGAGAAGAATGGAGTGCATGATGATAAGGATATG GGTGGTTATAACTTGAGAGGAAGAAAGAAGAAAGATGTTGATCTTAACATGTTTGACAGAATCAGTGGATTGCCGGATGAAATTCTTACGAGCATACTCTCTCTATTGCCCTTAAGGGAAGCTCAAGCTACTCGTATCCTTTCTAGGAGGTGGCAGCATGTGTGGCCCTATTGTACGACTCTCAATTTCAATGCTGGAAGACAATTAATTACATTTGGCAAGCTCCAATTTGATTGGGAACGCGAGCTTGTATTGCGTATGTATGTTGATTGGGTGGATTCTGTTTTGAAACAACATAAAGCCCCTAACATTGAGCGCTTCCGAGTTGCTTTTGGTCATGGTCCTAGAAGTTGTATTGATGATTGGATTCAATTTGCAATGAGGAAAGGAGTTCAAATTCTTGAGATGGACTTATCAGCTATTTTACATCCAAGGGGTCTGCACTACAAACTTAGCAACAAAGTGTTGGGTATAAGAGAATTTTCTTCTTTCAAGGCCTTGTGTTCTGAATACATTGGTTTCAAGTTTCTCAAAGTTCTTGATTTCAATTGTGTTGATGTGGACCAAGGTATTCTTGAGTACTTCATCTATAACTGTCCAGTTCTTGAACGAGTAGCCGTGTGTGATTCATCCTTGCTGGTCAATCTTAGAGTTGTTGGTCAGTCTATTGCATTGAAGTACTTAACGATACATCGATGTCGCAATCTCAAAAGCGTGGAGATATGTGAAGCAAACTTAGTTTCATTTACTTATGGTGGGGAGCTGGAAAAGTTGCTTCTAAGAAATCTACCGCTTCTTGTTGAGGTATCCCTTTCAGAATGGAAGTGA
- the LOC101294704 gene encoding uncharacterized membrane protein At3g27390-like, whose amino-acid sequence MVAFLSLCDHFFAMESSQTWSWSSGLKGLYVVFAFISALFLGCLKGVLVGPVSALILIIGNVGIILGLFPAHVAWTIYTLIKIDRFDIPLKVAILCGLPALFGIWLGLSIAGSVLVGLGYGFFTPWVSTFEAFRHGNELNKFKHCVVDGTSETVKGSCTVVRDFADLCYHSYPLYLKELRESPASEEVRTLRLIHIPACILVGVLGLMVEIPLYTAIVVVKSPYMLFKGWYRLIYDMISREGPFLEVACIPIAGLTILMWPIVVVGSIILTVIGSIFVGLYAAIVVYQERSFKRGVTYVIAMVAEFDEYTNDWLYLREGTIFPKPHYRKRSVSQPSELSVRGRQAAGGKISSATMEAPAMHMPRLANSRSVRESIHQVKMVQIWGNMMRTCELRGKQLLDAEAITPNDLYEWLKCENSNEGSIISVGLPCYSLLYTLLCSIGSNSPGLLLLDDVEVTYINRPHDKLMDWFFNPIMVLKEQVKVINLEECEVRFLEKVLLFRSNTQRMEAWDNGSLIPQDALRAAQIQGISRRMIGITRGVSKFPTYRRRFHQVVKNLITYSIQEATIPLGSIESTSIEDV is encoded by the exons ATGGTGGCCTTCCTTTCTCTCTGTGATCATTTTTTTGCTATGGAGTCGTCACAAACTTGGAGCTGGAGCTCTGGGCTGAAAGGTCTCTATGTGGTGTTTGCTTTCATTTCTGCTCTCTTTCTGGGTTGTCTCAAAG GTGTTCTTGTTGGTCCTGTTTCTGCGCTAATACTGATCATAGGGAATGTGGGAATCATTTTGGGGTTGTTTCCTGCACATGTTGCCTGGACAATCTATACTCTTATAAA GATTGATAGATTTGATATACCCCTTAAAGTTGCAATCTTGTGTGGCTTGCCTGCTCTATTTGGTATCTGGTTGGGTTTGAGCATAGCTGGGAGTGTTCTTGTGGGATTGGGCTATGGGTTCTTTACTCCTTGGGTTTCTACCTTTGAGGCTTTCAGGCATGGAAATGAATTGAATAAGTTCAAACATTGTGTTGTG GATGGAACTTCGGAAACTGTTAAAGGAAGCTGCACTGTAGTTAGAGACTTTGCAGACTTGTGTTACCATTCGTATCCACTCTACTTGAAGGAGTTGCGTGAATCCCCTGCTTCAGAAGAAGTTCGAACTCTAAG GTTGATTCATATACCAGCATGTATACTAGTTGGTGTTTTGGGGCTAATGGTGGAGATTCCTCTTTACACTGCAATTGTTGTTGTGAAGAGTCCATATATGCTATTTAAGGGCTGGTATCGACTGATTTACGATATGATTAGTCGAGAAGGACCATTTCTTGAAGTAGCTTGCATCCCTATTGCTGGCTTGACAATTCTTATGTGGCCAATTGTGGTTGTTGGAAGCATCATACTGACAGTCATTGGGAGCATTTTTGTTGGATTATATGCAGCAATTGTAGTATATCAG GAAAGATCTTTCAAAAGAGGTGTGACTTACGTGATTGCAATGGTTGCTGAGTTTGATGAGTACACAAATGACTGGTTATATCTTCGAGAGGGCACCATCTTTCCGAA GCCCCATTATCGAAAAAGATCTGTCTCTCAACCATCAGAGCTCTCTGTCCGAGGAAGGCAAGCAGCTGGAGGTAAGATCAGTTCTGCAACTATGGAGGCACCTGCAATGCATATGCCACGTTTGGCCAACTCAAGATCAGTAAGAGAGTCTATACATCAAGTAAAAATGGTACAG ATATGGGGAAATATGATGAGAACCTGTGAACTGAGGGGTAAGCAACTGTTGGATGCGGAAGCAATAACTCCAAATGATCTCTATGAATGGTTGAAATGTGAGAACAGCAATGAAGGGAGCATCATTAGTGTTGGTTTGCCTTGTTATTCATTATTGTACACTCTTCTCTGCTCGATCGGATCAAATTCACCTGGTTTACTGCTGCTTGATGATGTTGAAGTTACCTATATTAATAGACCACATGACAAACTGATGGACTGGTTTTTTAATCCTATAATGGTCCTCAAGGAACAAGTCAAGGTCATAAATTTGGAAGAGTGTGAGGTGAGATTTCTGGAGAAAGTACTACTTTTCAGAAGCAATACACAGCGCATGGAGGCTTGGGATAATGGAAGCTTAATACCTCAAGATGCTCTAAGAGCTGCTCAAATCCAAGGCATTAGTAGAAG GATGATTGGGATAACGAGAGGTGTCTCAAAATTTCCCACTTATAGGAGGAGATTTCACCAAGTAGTGAAGAACTTGATCACATATTCCATACAGGAGGCTACCATTCCACTCGGTTCCATTGAATCTACCTCCATCGAAGATGTTTAG
- the LOC101294989 gene encoding E3 ubiquitin-protein ligase ATL4-like has product MPSPAIVLLVLFLLAAVTLLLYYFLRRRLRSLLLRRSATASPLQSSQSRRRQVSPAPSSASAGLLLPLFKFSDVKRPGSVTFAGDCAICLAEFEPDHHLRLLPLCLHAFHVDCIDTWLAGDSQICPVCRAGIFRTDSDLLRTAVSGGSFRLAIGNVSRGRRPDTAANSSSRINSIGGGEFDYVVDEEWELQLRDAVLPPVHDQGGEDEIAAVVIDREPPLSAAPISEYQSMIFTGSSRRWTELSEGIEMLSRWLS; this is encoded by the coding sequence ATGCCGTCGCCGGCGATTGTGCTCCTCGTCCTCTTCCTCCTAGCCGCCGTCACTTTGCTCCTCTACTACTTCCTCCGCCGCCGCCTCCGATCACTTCTTCTCCGCCGTTCCGCCACCGCATCGCCGCTCCAGAGCTCACAATCTCGCCGCCGGCAAGTCTCTCCCGCGCCGTCCTCCGCCTCCGCCGGCCTCCTCCTCCCGCTGTTCAAATTCTCGGACGTGAAACGCCCCGGCTCCGTCACATTCGCCGGAGACTGCGCGATTTGCCTGGCGGAGTTCGAGCCGGACCACCACCTCCGCCTCCTCCCGCTCTGCCTCCACGCCTTCCACGTGGACTGCATCGACACCTGGCTCGCCGGCGACTCGCAAATCTGTCCGGTTTGCCGCGCCGGCATTTTCCGGACCGATTCGGACCTCCTCCGGACAGCCGTCTCCGGCGGAAGCTTCCGCCTGGCGATCGGCAACGTCAGCCGCGGACGGCGACCGGACACGGCGGCGAATTCGAGCTCGAGAATCAACTCAATCGGCGGAGGTGAGTTCGACTATGTCGTGGATGAGGAATGGGAGCTTCAACTGAGAGATGCGGTGTTGCCGCCGGTTCACGACCAAGGCGGAGAGGACGAGATCGCCGCCGTCGTTATCGACCGCGAACCTCCGCTTTCTGCGGCGCCAATTTCGGAGTACCAGAGCATGATTTTCACTGGGAGCAGCCGGCGTTGGACGGAGTTATCGGAGGGAATTGAGATGCTTTCCCGGTGGCTCTCCTGA